From the genome of Methylomonas sp. UP202, one region includes:
- the secA gene encoding preprotein translocase subunit SecA, with amino-acid sequence MLGKLVKMVVGSRNDRLIKKKRRIVKKINALAAEYETLSDAALTAKTQEFRDRLARGEKLDQLLPEAFATVREASSRVFGMRHFDVQLIGGMVLNSGKIAEMKTGEGKTLMATLAAYLNALPGRGVHVVTVNDYLARRDAEWMGKLYGFLGLSTGVIVSDLNHEQRQAAYAADITYGTNNEFGFDYLRDNMSFSLEQKVQRDLNFAIVDEVDSILIDEARTPLIISGQAEGNTDVYLKTNAIIPLLTKQEKSEDPELQDKMPGDYAVDEKSRQIHLTEAGYEKVERLLVEHDLIEAGSSLYDAANIRLMHYLNASLRAHILFQRDVDYVVKNDQVIIVDEFTGRMMTGRRWSDGLHQAVEAKERVTIQNENQTLASITFQNYFRLYNKLSGMTGTADTEAFELNKIYGLEVVVIPTHRPMIRKDMGDLVYLSAREKYNAVIEDIKDCVKRGQPVLVGTTSIENSERISAMLKQQGIQHEVLNAKQHEREAHIIELAGMPGAVTIATNMAGRGTDIVLGGNLNAELATLGEDASDDAKEQVRGAWLDRHEKVLASGGLHVIGSERHESRRIDNQLRGRSGRQGDPGSTRFYLSLEDDLMRIFASERVAGLMQKLGMQEGEAIEHPWVTRSIESAQRKVENRNFDIRKEILAYDDVANDQRKVIYSQRNELMAAEDISDIVAAIRADVLNDAVTQFVPPKTMEEQWDIRGLEQHLSQDFNLSMPLVEMMARDKTLNEAKLRHLVVEKAEQEAKAKEGSIGASVMRHFEKSVMLQVLDNSWKEHLAAMDQLRQGIHFRGYAQKDPKQEYKRESFQMFTSLLNHIKQEVVTILCKVQVSREEDVEAIDQQRQAPQEMHYEHAEASSLFESGDETAEPADENGVPFVRGDRKVGRNDPCPCGSGKKYKQCHGKLS; translated from the coding sequence CGTTAACCGCTAAGACTCAGGAATTCCGCGATCGCCTGGCACGGGGCGAAAAACTGGACCAACTATTGCCGGAAGCTTTTGCCACGGTGCGGGAAGCGTCGAGCCGGGTGTTCGGTATGCGACATTTCGACGTGCAGTTGATCGGCGGTATGGTGTTGAATTCCGGCAAGATCGCCGAGATGAAAACCGGTGAAGGTAAAACCCTGATGGCCACGCTCGCGGCCTATCTTAACGCCTTGCCCGGCCGCGGCGTTCACGTCGTGACCGTCAACGACTATCTGGCGCGCCGCGACGCCGAATGGATGGGTAAGCTTTACGGTTTTCTGGGTTTGAGCACCGGTGTGATCGTTAGCGACTTAAACCACGAACAACGCCAAGCCGCATACGCCGCCGATATTACCTACGGTACCAATAACGAATTCGGCTTCGACTACTTGCGCGACAACATGTCGTTCAGTCTGGAGCAAAAAGTTCAGCGCGACCTGAATTTCGCGATCGTCGACGAGGTCGATTCGATCTTGATCGACGAAGCCAGGACACCGTTGATTATCTCCGGTCAGGCCGAAGGCAATACCGACGTCTATTTGAAGACCAACGCGATCATCCCGCTGCTGACCAAGCAGGAAAAATCCGAAGATCCGGAATTGCAAGACAAAATGCCGGGCGATTATGCGGTGGACGAAAAATCGCGGCAGATACACCTGACTGAAGCCGGCTACGAAAAAGTCGAGCGTTTGTTGGTCGAACACGATCTGATCGAGGCCGGTTCCTCGCTTTACGACGCGGCCAACATTCGTTTGATGCACTACCTGAATGCCTCGTTGCGGGCGCATATTTTGTTTCAGCGCGATGTCGATTACGTTGTTAAAAACGATCAAGTCATCATTGTCGACGAATTCACCGGGCGCATGATGACCGGCCGGCGCTGGTCGGACGGCTTGCATCAAGCGGTCGAAGCCAAGGAACGCGTTACCATTCAAAACGAGAACCAGACACTGGCCTCGATTACCTTCCAAAACTATTTCCGCCTGTACAACAAGCTGTCCGGGATGACCGGTACCGCGGATACCGAAGCGTTCGAGCTGAACAAAATTTACGGCTTGGAAGTTGTCGTTATCCCGACCCATAGACCGATGATCCGTAAAGACATGGGCGATTTGGTGTACTTGTCGGCGCGGGAAAAATACAACGCGGTCATCGAAGACATTAAGGATTGCGTCAAACGCGGTCAGCCGGTGCTGGTCGGCACCACGTCGATCGAAAACTCCGAGCGGATTTCGGCGATGCTGAAGCAACAAGGCATCCAGCACGAAGTCTTGAATGCCAAACAACATGAGCGCGAGGCCCATATCATCGAGTTGGCGGGTATGCCGGGCGCGGTGACGATTGCCACCAACATGGCCGGTCGCGGTACCGACATCGTGTTGGGCGGTAATTTGAATGCTGAGCTGGCGACCTTGGGCGAAGACGCCAGCGACGATGCCAAGGAACAGGTGCGAGGTGCGTGGTTGGATCGCCATGAAAAAGTGTTGGCGTCCGGCGGTTTACACGTGATCGGTTCCGAACGCCACGAGTCGCGGCGGATCGATAACCAGTTGCGCGGTCGTTCCGGCCGGCAGGGCGATCCCGGTTCAACCCGGTTTTATTTGTCGTTGGAAGACGATTTGATGCGGATTTTCGCATCTGAGCGGGTAGCTGGCCTGATGCAGAAGTTGGGCATGCAGGAAGGCGAAGCGATTGAGCATCCCTGGGTGACTCGGTCGATCGAGAGCGCCCAGCGCAAGGTGGAAAACCGCAACTTCGATATTCGTAAGGAAATTTTGGCCTACGACGATGTCGCCAACGATCAACGCAAAGTGATCTATTCGCAGCGCAACGAGTTGATGGCCGCCGAGGATATCAGCGACATCGTGGCGGCGATACGCGCGGATGTGCTCAACGACGCGGTGACCCAGTTCGTGCCGCCGAAAACGATGGAAGAACAATGGGATATTCGCGGTCTGGAACAGCATTTGTCGCAGGATTTTAACCTGAGCATGCCGTTGGTCGAGATGATGGCGCGGGACAAAACTTTGAACGAAGCCAAGCTGCGGCATTTGGTCGTCGAGAAAGCCGAGCAGGAAGCCAAGGCCAAGGAAGGCAGTATCGGCGCTTCCGTGATGCGTCACTTCGAAAAATCGGTGATGCTGCAAGTCCTCGACAACAGTTGGAAGGAGCATTTGGCGGCGATGGACCAACTGCGCCAAGGCATACATTTCCGCGGTTATGCGCAAAAGGACCCCAAACAGGAGTACAAGCGCGAGTCATTCCAAATGTTTACCAGCTTGTTGAATCACATCAAACAGGAAGTCGTGACTATACTCTGCAAGGTGCAGGTCAGTCGCGAGGAAGATGTCGAAGCGATCGATCAACAACGCCAAGCGCCGCAGGAAATGCATTACGAACATGCCGAGGCTTCGTCGCTTTTCGAATCCGGCGACGAAACGGCCGAGCCGGCCGACGAGAATGGGGTACCGTTTGTACGCGGCGATCGTAAGGTCGGTCGTAACGATCCGTGCCCTTGCGGTTCGGGTAAAAAGTACAAGCAGTGTCACGGTAAGCTGAGCTGA